The DNA region CGAGCCGGCCGAGCCGGAGCCGGCGGACGCGTAAGCGCCGGTTGTACCTGCTGTACGTGGCTGAGGGCCGCCCCGCGTGATGCGGGGCGGCCCTTCGCCGTACGTGAGCGGGATCAGCTCTCCTGTCCGCTGCCGCGGCGGTGGTAGAGCGCGAACCCGAGCCCGGCGGCACCGAGGGCGGCCATGCCACCGCCGGCGCCGATGAGGGCGGCCTGGTGGGTGTCGTGGGACACCTCGGGCACGTTCTCGGCACCGGCCTTCACGGCACCCTGGGGGACGGTGCCGCGGGGCACGACGACGGTGCCGGTCTTCTGGGGGCTGGTCTTCTGGGGGTTGCTCTTCTGGGCGGTGTACTTCCGTACGAGCTTGCCGTCGAAGTCGTACACCCAGCTGTTGCCGCCCTGCTTGGGGGTGTCGATGACGACGAGGCGGTAGACGCCCTTGCCCGGCTGCGGGGCGAGCTTGAACGTCCAGCCGTGGTGGCTGAGGGTCGGCTTCTTGGGCGTGAGGGTGCCGAAGCGCAGCTCGACGCGGTTGCTCTTCTTGTAGAACTTGGCGACGGAGCCGTCGGGGAGGGTGACGCGCGCGTTGGCGTGGGTGTGCGGCGCGGGCTTGGGCTTCGGCTTGGGGGTGGGCTTCGGGGTCGGGGTCGGGGTCGGCTTCGGGGTGGGGGCCTCGTCCATCCAGGAGGAGACGCTGCCGTCCGGCTGGAGGACCACGTGGAGGCCGTTGTTCTGCCCGTACGCGGGCTGCCCGGAGGTGGTGAGGGTGTCGAGCAGGGTGCCGCCGGCCCAGATCTCGGCCTGGTAGTCGTTGGGCGTGGTCATGTAGACCTTGGCGACCGAGCCGTCGGCGAGCTTGTACGACTGGACGAAGATGCGCCCGACGACGGGATCGGCGCTGTCCTGGTCCTGCCCCTGATCCTGCGACTGATTGTCGGGGTTCGGCGCCGGCTGGTCGTCGGCGAAGGCGGCGGCCGCGGGAAGGGTGAGGGCGGCGATGGTGCCGGTGGCGACGGCGGCGGTACGGAGGGTCCGACGGGTGATTCGCATGGGATTCTTCCTTCTGCCTGACTTGTTCGGCGACATTTCGAAGGTAGATGCCCGACCCATCCCTTTTGCGTAGGAAATGTAACGACCACCGCACGCCTCCCCCTCGCCCGCGTAACCCCTCCGGGACCCCCTAGGGGATGTCACAGCTCTGCCGCACAATCCCCGGAGGGCGCGAGTCCACAGCCGGAGCGGGTACGTTCTTGACGTGGCTGGATTCAGGAACGGACGCGGCCGGGCCAACAACCCCCCGCAGCAACAACCGCAGCAGCAGGCGCCGTACGGGTACAACGCGCCCCCGCCGGGCTACCCGCAACAGCAGCGCCCGCAGCAGCAGCAGTATCCGCAGCAACAGCAGTGGGGACAGCGGCAGGGCGGCGGCCGGGCGGCGCACGGGGAGCCGGAGTACTTCGGCGACCCCTACGCCCCGCAGCAGCAGCACCCGCAGCAGAACTACGCGGCCAACAACCCGGGCCACACCCAGGTGTTCAGCGTCCACGACGACCCGTACGGCCAGGGCGCCCCGTACGAGGCCGCCCCCGCCCCCGTACCGACGGGCCCGCGGCTGCCCTGGAAGGCCCTGCTCAGCGGCATCGTGCTGCGCCCGGCGGACACCTTCATGCGGATGCGGGACCACGCGGTGTGGGGCCCGGCGCTGATCGTCACGTTCCTCTACGGCCTGCTGGCCCTGTTCGGCTTCGACCAGGCCCGCGAGGACGCGATCAACGCGACGCTCTCGACGGCGATCCCGTACGTCCTGCTGACCGGCGTCGGCTTCGTCGTCGGCGGCCTGGTCCTCGGCGCCGTCACCCACACGCTCGCCCGCCAGCTCGGCGGCGACGGCAGCTGGCAGCCGACGGTCGGCCTGTCCATGCTGATCATGTCGATCACGGACGCGCCCCGCCTGGTCTTCGCGCTCTTCCTGGGCGGCGAGAACGGCCTGGTCCAGATCGTCGGCTGGCTGAGCTGGCTGGCGGCCGGCGCGCTCCTCACGATCATGGTGAGCCGCTCCCACGACCTGCCGTGGCCGAAGGCGCTGGGCGCGTCGGCGATCCAGCTGGTGGCGCTGCTGAGCCTGATCAAGCTGGGCACGCTGTAGGACGCCGGGAACCGCGAAGGCCCTCACCGCACGCCGGTGAGGGCCTTTCACATGTCCTGCGTATCTGCTCTTCGCCTTGTCAGGCGTCGAGGATCTGCCCTTCGCGCTTGACGACGGGCGGCTCGACGGACCAGGGGAAGTTGATCCAGTCGTCGGTCTTCTTCCACACGTACTCGCACTTCACGAGGGAGTGCGACTTCTCGTAGATGACGGCGGAGCGGACCTCGGCGACGTGGTCGACGCAGAAGTCGTGCACGAGCTTGAGGGTCTTGCCGGTGTCGGCGACGTCGTCGGCGATCAGGACCTTCTTGTCGGAGAAGTCGATCGCGTTGGGTACGGGTGCCAGCATGACCGGCATTTCCAGAGTGGTCCCGACGCCGGTGTAGAACTCCACGTTGACGAGGTGGATGTTCTTGCAGTCGAGGGCGTAGGCGAGTCCGCCGGCCACGAAGACTCCGCCGCGGGCGATGGAGAGCACGATGTCGGGCTCGTAGCCGTCGTCGGCGATCGTCTGGGCGAGTTCGCGGATCGCCCGCCCGAAGCCCTCGTAGGTCAGGTTCTCGCGTACTTCAGTCATGCGTGCTACCGCCTCACACCTGGGTCCGATGGAAGTTCATGTACGAGCGGGAGGCGGTCGGCCCCCGCTGGCCCTGGTACCGGGAGCCGTAGCGCTCGCTCCCGTACGGGAACTCGGCGGGCGAGCTGAGCCGGAACATGCACAGCTGGCCGATCTTCATGCCCGGCCAGAGCTTGATCGGCAGGGTCGCGAGGTTCGACAGCTCCAGGGTCACGTGCCCGGAGAACCCGGGGTCGATGAACCCGGCGGTGGAGTGCGTGACCAGGCCGAGCCGCCCGAGGGAGCTCTTCCCTTCCAGTCGCGAGGCGATGTCGTCCGGCAGGGTGATGACCTCGTAGGTCGAGGCGAGCACGAACTCGCCCGGATGCAGGATGAACGCCTCGTCCCCCTCCGGCTCGACCTCACGCGTCAGGTCGAGCTGCTCGACGGCGGGGTCGATGTGGGGGTAGCGGTGGTTCTCGAACACCCGGAAGAAGCGGTCAAGCCGCACGTCGATGCTCGAGGGCTGCACCATGGATTCGTCGTACGGGTCGATGCGAACCCGTCCGGCGTCGATCTCGGCCCGGATGTCCTTGTCTGAGAGAAGCACGCCCCCACGATACGCAGAGGGCGCGGACCTCCCCAATCGGGACCGTCCGCGCCCGCCCAGGTCAGCGCCGCTCAAGCTCCACCGGCACGGCATGCCGCAACCGCGCACACCGTGGACACCGAATCAGCCGCCCGGGCCCGATCCGCCCGGCACCGAGATGCGCGAGCGGGAACGAAGCGGTACTGAACACGTGCCCCTCGGCACAACGAACGACGGTGCGCTCCATCGAACCCATCAAGTCCCTTCCCCGACAAGTGGTGGACGAGACAGCCACATTAGGGG from Streptomyces fradiae includes:
- a CDS encoding Yip1 family protein; amino-acid sequence: MAGFRNGRGRANNPPQQQPQQQAPYGYNAPPPGYPQQQRPQQQQYPQQQQWGQRQGGGRAAHGEPEYFGDPYAPQQQHPQQNYAANNPGHTQVFSVHDDPYGQGAPYEAAPAPVPTGPRLPWKALLSGIVLRPADTFMRMRDHAVWGPALIVTFLYGLLALFGFDQAREDAINATLSTAIPYVLLTGVGFVVGGLVLGAVTHTLARQLGGDGSWQPTVGLSMLIMSITDAPRLVFALFLGGENGLVQIVGWLSWLAAGALLTIMVSRSHDLPWPKALGASAIQLVALLSLIKLGTL
- a CDS encoding phosphoribosyltransferase is translated as MTEVRENLTYEGFGRAIRELAQTIADDGYEPDIVLSIARGGVFVAGGLAYALDCKNIHLVNVEFYTGVGTTLEMPVMLAPVPNAIDFSDKKVLIADDVADTGKTLKLVHDFCVDHVAEVRSAVIYEKSHSLVKCEYVWKKTDDWINFPWSVEPPVVKREGQILDA
- the dcd gene encoding dCTP deaminase, whose translation is MLLSDKDIRAEIDAGRVRIDPYDESMVQPSSIDVRLDRFFRVFENHRYPHIDPAVEQLDLTREVEPEGDEAFILHPGEFVLASTYEVITLPDDIASRLEGKSSLGRLGLVTHSTAGFIDPGFSGHVTLELSNLATLPIKLWPGMKIGQLCMFRLSSPAEFPYGSERYGSRYQGQRGPTASRSYMNFHRTQV